CGTTCTCGATCAGCTTCGCGCCGGCCTGCTCGGCCTTCTCGACGTGCACGATGCCGTTGTACATCGCGCCGATCGGGCAGATCGGCATGCAGTTGTTGTTGCCGCAACAGGTCGGCCGGCCGTCGTACGGGCGGCTGTTGCGCGCGACCGGCTCGGTCACCACGTGGAACTTCGGATCGTGGTTGTTGAGCGCGGCCTTGATCGTCTGCTCGTTGTACGACAGCGGCAGCGGCGGCATCGGATACGGCGCCTTGCGCGGCGAGTACAGGTCTTCCTCGGGGCCCGGGCCCCACACGCCGAGCTCTTCCTCGGCGCGCTGGTAGTAGTGCTCGAGATCGTCGTACTGGATCGGCCAGTCGCGGCCGACGCCGTACACGGTCTTCATCTTGAAGTCGTTCGGGATGAAGCGCCACGCGGACGCGGCCCAGTGCCACGTCGTGCCGCCCACCGCGCGGATGTACTGCGAGTTGAACTTGTGCTCGCCCTTCAGGATCAGGTAGTCGTTCGGCGGGCCGTATTCCGGATGCGGCGCCCACGGGCTCGACGGGTACGGCGCCATGAAGTCCATCTTGTCCGCCTGGTTGCGGAAGCGCTCGACGATTTCCCAGCGCGGCATGCGCGGGCCGGCTTCCAGCAGGATCACCGACTTGCCCGCCATCGCGAGCTGGTGCGCGACGATCGCGCCCGCGACGCCCGACCCGACGACGACGACGTCGGCTTGTTGTGTATCGGCCATCAGGCTTGCCTCTCGATCGGTTTGTCGGCCCAGAAGCCGGGTTTGTTGGGGCAATACGAGCGGATCACGAGCGTATCCGACACAACGCCGAACATTAGCGCTTCTTCGTAAGTAATCACGACGTTGTCGACGATGCCGAGATACCACGCTTCAAGAATCGCGAGCGCGAGCTTCTCCTGATCGGGGCTCAGCGTGCCCGCGGACAGCGCGCCGGCGAGTTGCGGCAGGCTGTCGGCCGTCTTGAACGAGCCCTTCTGCAACGCCTGCAGCAGGCGCTCG
The sequence above is drawn from the Burkholderia ubonensis genome and encodes:
- a CDS encoding sugar dehydrogenase complex small subunit, with the translated sequence MHNDNTPHSRRAGDAAAGLTRRQWLQGALALTAAGLAGSLALKALADNPAAAPLDTFMTLSESLTGKKGLNRVIGERLLQALQKGSFKTADSLPQLAGALSAGTLSPDQEKLALAILEAWYLGIVDNVVITYEEALMFGVVSDTLVIRSYCPNKPGFWADKPIERQA